Within Channa argus isolate prfri chromosome 4, Channa argus male v1.0, whole genome shotgun sequence, the genomic segment ATTGGTTTTAGTATTGCAGTAGATTGTGTATCCAAAAATCATGGAATTGAAGTTCAATATCTGTGGGAAgtacaaaaataacacaattattCCAGAATCTATAGCTGCGTTACCATTCcctaaataaattattaatatgacATTTAATGTGCAATTTCAAAAGATGCAGTTTGTATGAGCAAAGTTTCCATATTTTGAAAGTTAGTATTTAACTTTGGTATAACAAAAGGCGTTCCTGGGAGATACCAAACATTTTCCCAACCaatattgtttgtgtatatgttcCAGTAGCAAGTTACATTAGGTACAGAGACAACCTCTCTTTGAGCATATCTTTCTAGTAATATTCCTggatacagaaaaacaagaataacattttattgtcagtGGGATTCAAAGAAAGTGAGGTGTAAGAGAGATTACCACCCGGAGTTTCATCAATTAACATGACAAACTCTTTAGTGCTCACATGCATATTcccattaaaaatacattatttgtatttaaatttaaggCCTTTAATCTAGATTAAATTGTTATTAAACCATCTATCCAAGAataaaaatctgcttttaaatatacttttttaaatttacatattatacatttatgtgGCGAGAacctgtgtttttatattaataattgtCAACAGAGTGCTAAAAGAAAGTTGAGACTTTTGGAAATACCTTGCAAAGCACTATTCTTGATATGACAGCAAAGCAATTGCCCAGCTAAACTAAACAGGCGCTGGTAATGTTTACGTTATACAAGAAATTCTGTCATTCTTAGCGTTGTGGCCATAAATATGTATGGGTATTTTTTCACCCATTTTGCAAAAGACAATGTATCatgaacagtaaaacaatatCAGATATCCATAAAATTCCAATATATGTTTTCTGTACAGAGAATGATAGTTTCAGCAGCCTTAAGATTTTAATTCTCGTTTCTGCTCGACTTTGACGTTATGACGTCACAGGTCATTATccggcatttatttacattaaagaaaTTGATGAAGTGGAAAACGTGTACTGTGCTATATACACAGCTGatacaataaaagcaaataaaaaaataaatgaaacaaatattataaaagtaGTTCGGACTTTTCGTTTATCCTTCGCCAACACTGAGTAAAGAAATAGTCCTAGCTGGGCCACCGAACGTTCAAGTAGTTTGGTTTAGTCTTAAAATTTGATCGTAAAGACAACACGgactatttttaaatttgtacagTTTTTAACACGTTTTTCTTTGAGGTTAATCAAACGCAATATCGACACAGTTTTCTTCCGGAAGTGACCAACAAGGCGGAGGCATAAGGCATCAAGGGTAATTCACTgacttcctttttactgtgGCCGCCATAGCGTGTGGAGCGTGGTTCCCGGCGAGCCGAAAAAAAATTACCGAAAATGGTAGGAAACACACTTATTTCGCAGTTAAGATTCTATGTTAATGTAAGCGTAATGagatatttaataaatgcaatgtGCTTTAGGTGTTTGGATAGCCTAAGGTTATGTTTAATAGAGAAAGTAGGTTGGAAAGCTCCCGGCCAGCAAAGCTAACACGAGGAGCCATTTTGGATGAGCAGCTTTAGTAGTACAACCCAATTACACGTGTAGCTGTTCAGGGGTAGATACGTAGCAAGCAGTTAGTAGGTGTAGCttgattttattcattaatttttttgtatatacatgtataccacgcctaaattacattttcctatTGCTGTTTACGGAGTTATTCTCTACAATGAGTGGCAGATGTGTCGTCAAGACTGGCATGCTAAGTCGTAGCAGAAACCAGCTAAGCCAAGGCCAGAAGCCACAGACTAATCGACAGATATGTCTAaagttatttactttttatttagcGCGGTGGTCTTATAACTTTGACTGTCCAGTGTGAGCTGCTGTAATGTTGGCAcgtgttttattgtttagtaTAAGAAGCGATAAATAGAAGTTTGTCTGGTCGCTCGTGCTAGGACACATGAGTTGTTCTAAAGACACATTCAAGTGTTGTATCCCTCTCTTCTAGGCCTGTGCCCGACCCCTGATCTCGGTTTATTCCGAGAAAGGAGAATCCTCAGGCAATAATGTTGTCATGCCTGCTGTGTTCAAGGCTCCAATTCGCCCTGATGTGGTGAATtttgtgcacacaaacatgcgCAAGAACAGTCGCCAGCCTTACGCTGTCAGTGAGCTTGCAGGTGGGTTTATGTTTTTCTCAAACTGGCATGTTTACCAGTGGCATTCGACCTTCTTTAAGATTTGAAGCTCTAACACTTTGAGTCACTAAGGTGGTATTTGATTTGTCCACTGTTTAATTGCCTGTGAACTCCAGGGCACCAGACCAGTGCAGAGTCCTGGGGTACAGGAAGAGCTGTGGCCCGTATTCCTCGTGTGAGGGGTGGTGGTACTCACCGCTCTGGTCAGGGTGCTTTTGGAAATGTATCCTTTTAAGTAAGTTTATTTTACATGCCCCCGACTTTTTTTTGTACTATTGTATCCTTAAAGACAAACTAAAATGTCTTGCGTTGATGATGTAATTTGCGTCCGACTCTATGACCAGTGACAGTATGCCTGCTGTCATATGCTGGCATAGATGGGTGATGAACATAAAGAATCTGAGCAGGCTTTGAATACTTgagttcttttctttcttcagtagtTGTCAAACCTCCTTGACTTGCCTCTATAGATGTGTCGTGGCGGTCGCATGTTTGCCCCCACCAAAACCTGGCGTCGCTGGCACCGCAGGATCAATACGACCCAGAAACGTTATGCCATCTGTTCTGCCCTCGCTGCCTCTGCCATTCCTGCACTTGTGATGTCCAAAGGTAAGTTCAAATAAACCATAATTTTAGAAGACTTGACAGGAACACTGGCTTTTTAATAAATAGGAGCAATTATGATATTCTTACAACATATGACTTGCCATGATGGTGTAATTTGCGTCTGATCCGTTGAGCAGCGACAGTTGCCTGCTGTCTTTTAGCTGTCAAGGGGTATTGATGTGTACTAAATTCTGAGCAAGGTGTAGTTTAGCTGTGGTGTTGTAAATGGTTGCATGGGTTTGTATGCATATCTTTGCTTTACATGATGTTGTCTATTAGGACACCGCATTGAGGAAATTCCTGAGGTTCCACTTGTTGTTGAAGACAAAGTTGAGGGCTACAAGAAGACCAAGGAGGCAGTTCTCCTGCTGAAGAAGCTTAAAGCCTGGAATGACATCAAGAAGGTACGTTTAAGCTGGCGTCCACAGGTGACATACAGTGACTACACCGACTATGATGATAAAGAAGTATTGGTTTTAAGTTCAAGGGTGTTTGTTGGTGTTCCTGTCATGGTTTGATGGGAagaatttaagttatttttacatgttattgcctaaattttagttattttgcttgtttttggcCACAGCACAAGCATTTGTAAAGCCTTAACTGAGAAGACATCCTTGTACATAATCCTTGTAAAAGTTTTAAGTGTAACTTAAAACAAGTTCAAGTTGAATTTGCAGCTTCTATTAAGATTCACTGAATATTTTCCATGTAAAAATTGCTTTGATTTAGTATATTATTGTGGTATTGCattaatattgtacatttttgctCAGGTCTACGCTTCTCAGCGCATGCGTGCTGGTAAGGGTAAGATGAGGAATCGCAGACGGATCCAACGCAGGGGGCCATGCATCATCTACAACCAAGATGCTGGTGTCACCAAGGCCTTCAGGAATATCCCTGGTCAGTTACttttattaagaaaacaaatcattacTGTTGGGATAATAGTGGAATTTATAAAACTCTTTATATTTGTTACTTTGGTTTAAAATAGCCAAGGTATGGaaagtacaaacacaaaaatggcCCCTCTACCATGTTCTGCGTAGCCCTAAAGGTAGTCATCcttatcaaatgtaaaaataaaataatgctgcAGAACTTAGAAATTGAGCAGAAATCCTTGAAATTCTTGGTCAGAAATTGTTAAAAGGGTGAGactaattaatataaataaataatatcaatctgttctgtgagtctgggtcacaggaggcttttGCAGTACTTGTAAATTTCTATTAAATCTTTAAGTTTCATACTATAGATGATGTGGTCACTGGTTTTGAATGAGCTAAAACTTTTACAGAATGATAAgttctcaatttttttttgcaggcaTCACTCTGCAGGATGTGAACAAACTGAATCTCCTGAGACTTGCACCCGGAGGTCATGTTGGGCGCTTTTGCATCTGGACTGAGAGTGCTTTCCGTAAGCTGGATGAGCTGTATGGCACCTGGCGTAAACCATCCTCCCTGAAGGTGGACTACAAGTGAGTATTTGGGGAGTTTGGACACTATAAGACAAGTAAAACTGATGGCATAATACAGTGATGAGCTTTAACTTCATGGTCCGTGTTTTTGAGACTACTGATATTTAACGAAGTTCTGAGTTTGGGAATCCTAAAACTCAATCTattgtgtgtaagtgttttcCACACTTTAACCTAATTCCCAATGCCTCATCTCAGACTGCCAATGCACAAGATGACCAACACAGACCTGAGCAGGATTCTGAAGAGTGAGGAGATCCAGAAAGCACTTCGTGCACCTCGGTAAGCATTGTTTAGTTAAAGTTCTATTTTGGCTTGTCAGCTATGATGATTTTCCACTTCAGGTCCGTGTTTCTGAACCCTGATTAGTATGGAAGTCCTGAGTAACAcagtttatttcaaatattgCAGTTCACATTGTGCAAGTTTACATcttcaaattacattttcattacagCAAGAAGATCAACCGCAGAGTACTGAAGAAGAATCCTCTAAAGAACTTGAGGATAATGCTGAAACTGAACCCTTACGCCAAGACAGCAAGACGTCATGCCATTCTTAAACATGACCCTGCAGTAAGAAAttctgtaatttaaaagcaaagtgtAGACTTGTTTGCCAATTGTGACTAAAAGGTTGTTCCCCTTCCCTTAGATCAAGGCCAAGATGCTCAAACCCAAGAAGAAGGCTGGAAAGAAGGAGGCTCCTGCCAAACCTAAGGCTTAAATATAAACATCCATAAAGGAATTGAGTGACAAATAAACCTTTTGTTTCAATGCATGAGTCAGACCTGTCATTGAAAGTAAAATTCACAAGACTATTTATTTCACAGAAGCTAACAAAGCTATGTATCTGTTTGTGCTTTAAGGACAAAGGGTAAAGAGCAATATCAAGCACACAGGTTGAGCAGCATTTGTcatgatttaaacatttgatcatTAGAAAACATGGCTTTTCAGGTAGGCCTGCTATATAGCCTGAAGAAGTGTTAGATACATGGGTAAATTTACTTGGCATGTAGGATTGTACACTTAAATATACAACTATTGATTGCACAAGCTCTTAACCCATTGAATACATGCTATAAACAGTTTGCCTTTAATACAAATCCAGTCCTCAGTAGACCTCAAGATATAAGCTAAATAAATCTCACATTGATATTCCATGGGTGGGGGTAACAGGCTGATTAAGTCCAATGGTGCTGCACAACCAGCCAGCAAAGTCCACCTGCTCAGCCTCAGAATTCTTGATAAAGGGATGCACCTGGGAggggaaaaatgaaatgtaaggTGGCTAAAGAAACTGAAAGTTAGGTATTAATAGTTGCTAAATATGAACACCTACCATTAACTGTTTCAGGTCTGCTCTCTCTGCAGGGTTCTTAACTAAACTGCAATAGAtgcattatgttttaatatgtgCTGTGCATTTCCTACACCACTAGATGGCACAAAGCTTGACTTGTAGATGCTTAATACCAGTAAACAATTCTCATACATaccatttatttacaaaatcttGGAAGTCAGGGGTAAATATCCCAGGAAGCTTTGGCGGAGGCTGATAATTAGAGGTTGAGTCAGTATGAATGGTTTAAATACGGCATAATCAAATAGGTAGTAAAGGCATTAAGACCATGTATGCCTGCGTTCACACTCACCTCATTGACGATGTAGTCAAGCAGCTCAAATATAGCCATCGGTGGCCTGCTGTCAGGTCCACAGGctaagagaaaaataattgttgCACCAAACATAATTCACAAATTGAGGAAATTGAAAACTGAATGTTTTCATAATAAGTATTTCATGTAAGCCTGCTGTAAATCTTTTCATAAGTTTTGTATAAGCAATCACCAGTGTGATCTCTGACTTACAGCTGCCCGGTCGCCCAGGAGGCCGTGGCTTTGGGGAGGACTCACTGGCAGCTGCCTCCCCTTCTACAGGGAAGCCGAAAATGTGTTCCAGTTCCTTAGCATCCGGAGGGGGGATTGGGAAACGTCCAATGGCCATTTCAACCAGGGATAGGCCCATGCTCCATATGTCTGACTGAACGGAGTAATGCGTGCCCTGTAAACGCTCAGGCTGcataacacacatgcagatgtaTCATTACTCATTTGGATAAATGAAAAAGTAGTAAAATGGTatagcaaaaaaattaaactaaacaagTTTAACTTCATTACAAGTATGGACATCcatcaatacaataaaaaaagttttgtttttattgtcatgCGTTTACATTGTACACAGACTTACTCTTCAGACTACGGCTCTCAAATTGATAATTCCAATAAACGAAACAAAgagaatattttatatttagaatAAATGCTGGAACAttgctgtttattgttgttttggGTGTTTTTCCTCACAGCTTTGTCACCAATGACCATTAAACTGAAGTCACAAATATGTCCAAGTCTGAGTCTCAGCAACCAGCTTAGGTTAAATGACACTTTCATAGTAATGAAAGCATGGTGGAGTTTTGAATTTGAAGTAGTTTTTGATCAAGCAGAAAACTAATTTTATTCCAGTAGttgtataaattatattttaattatatttataccATGACCTGCATACAGTCCAGACAACAAGTATTTGGGACAGTTACACTTTGCTTATGACAGGGTGCCCAGAGAGGAGccgtggtattgtatgaggaagtctgcaGTGGCAAAGAAGTATGtcagagtggtgcaggacatgtatgagagctgtaagactgtggtgagctGTGCtataggtgtgacagaggagttcaaggtggaggtgggtctgcatcaaggatcggctctgagccccttcctgtatgctctggtgatggacaggctgagagatgaggttagacaggaatctctgtggactctgatgtttgcaaatgacattttgatttgtagtgagagcagaagGTAGGTGGAGGAAATTCtacagaggtggaggtctgctctggaaaacagaggaatgaagcttagctgcagtaagacagaatacatgtgtgtcaatgagagggacccagggagaacggtgaggttacagggagcagaggtgaagaaggtgcaggactttaagtacttagggtcaacggttcagagcaacggagagtgtggcaaagaggtgaagaggcgagtgcaagcaagttggaacgggtggagaaaagcatcaggtgtgttgtgtgataaaagagtatcagcgagaatgaaaggaaaggtgttgaagacggtggtgagaccagcgatgttgttcggcttagagacagtggcactgaaaaaaagacatgaggcagagctggaggtagaagagcttaagatgttgaggttctctttgggagtgatgaagatggacaggatcaggaatgaggacatcagaggtacagctcatgttagatgttttggatataaagtcagagaggccagattgaggtggtttggacatgttcagaggagaaactatgaatatatctgtagaaggatgctgaggttggagctgccaggcaagaggtctagaggaagaccaaagatgagatttatggatgtagtgagggaggacatgaagttaatcggtgtgagagaagaggatgcagaggacagggttaaatggagggacatgatttgctgtggagaccccttAAAGGGGccgaaaggaagagaaaaaaaatttagaaGATGACAACACTTTTTTCCTTCAGGCGGTCAGCACTACTGCATGGCTGGAAGGTTGCGGATCTGCATTCCCAGCCgactgtgtggagtttgcatgtttgcgTGGgattcctcccacagtccaaagacatgcttgATAGGCTAGGTCATtctaaaattgcccataggtgtgaatgtgagtatatATGTTTTGGcgctgagatagactggagacctgtccaggctgtaTCCCGTGTCACCCTCCAGCCCCCCttgcaaccctaaacaggataattGAAACTAACAAACTTAGTTTCcaacaaagctgaaaacaaaacaaacaaaaaaaaaaaaaacgaaataaattaaggtttaagaaaaaaatttataaattaaaacctTTGAAAAAGTAATAACATTGGTGGTATACAGCTTTTTTAGACTGAGATCAGGTGACTGACTCGACTAGTTAAGGATATTTCACTCAAAAAAAACCTCTATGGTTGCTTGGCCATATGGTTAGGATTGTTTTCCAGCTAAATGAGGAAAAACAGTTCAGTGAAgtattaatgcatttttctgaATCTGAGCCCAAAAGCATGCTCCTGTAAACATCTGCATTCATCCTGTTGCTTCCCTCAGTGATGAAATCATCACTAAATGCCAATGTGCCAGTTCCATTGGCTGCCATACATGCCCAAGCCATTACAGAGCCACTCTGTTGGCACGTGGGAtcttttgggttttggttccccacactttcttctttccatcattttgattgaggttgtttttttgttaaattaaagcaaacagtTGGCACGCAGATGATTTGTTACTTTATTTCGAATTAAATATGGTGAATCACAGATGACGGAAA encodes:
- the rpl4 gene encoding 60S ribosomal protein L4 translates to MACARPLISVYSEKGESSGNNVVMPAVFKAPIRPDVVNFVHTNMRKNSRQPYAVSELAGHQTSAESWGTGRAVARIPRVRGGGTHRSGQGAFGNMCRGGRMFAPTKTWRRWHRRINTTQKRYAICSALAASAIPALVMSKGHRIEEIPEVPLVVEDKVEGYKKTKEAVLLLKKLKAWNDIKKVYASQRMRAGKGKMRNRRRIQRRGPCIIYNQDAGVTKAFRNIPGITLQDVNKLNLLRLAPGGHVGRFCIWTESAFRKLDELYGTWRKPSSLKVDYKLPMHKMTNTDLSRILKSEEIQKALRAPRKKINRRVLKKNPLKNLRIMLKLNPYAKTARRHAILKHDPAIKAKMLKPKKKAGKKEAPAKPKA